Proteins co-encoded in one Pseudomonas beijingensis genomic window:
- the speB gene encoding agmatinase gives MDKILHQPLGGNEMPRFGGIATMMRLPHLQTAAGLDAAFVGVPLDIGTSLRAGTRFGPREIRAESVMIRPYNMATGAAPFDSLSVADIGDVAINTFNLLDAVRIIEESYHKILEHNVIPLTLGGDHTITLPILRAIHKKHGKVGLVHIDAHADVNDHMFGEKIAHGTTFRRAVEEGLLDCDRVVQIGLRAQGYTADDFNWSRNQGFRVVQAEECWHKSLAPLMAEVREKVGGGPVYLSFDIDGIDPAWAPGTGTPEIGGLTTIQAIEIVRGCQGLDLVGCDLVEVSPPYDTTGNTSLLGANLLYEMLCVLPGVVHR, from the coding sequence GTGGACAAGATTCTTCACCAACCACTGGGCGGCAACGAAATGCCGCGCTTCGGCGGCATCGCCACCATGATGCGACTTCCTCATTTGCAAACCGCTGCCGGCCTCGACGCTGCCTTCGTCGGCGTGCCGCTGGACATCGGCACCTCCCTGCGCGCCGGCACCCGCTTCGGCCCCCGCGAAATCCGCGCCGAATCCGTGATGATCCGCCCCTACAACATGGCCACCGGCGCCGCGCCATTCGATTCGCTGTCAGTGGCGGACATCGGTGATGTGGCGATCAACACCTTCAACCTGCTGGACGCGGTGCGGATCATCGAAGAGTCGTACCACAAGATCCTCGAACACAACGTCATCCCCCTGACCCTGGGCGGCGACCACACCATCACCCTGCCGATCCTGCGGGCGATCCACAAGAAACACGGCAAGGTCGGCTTGGTGCACATCGACGCCCATGCCGATGTGAACGACCACATGTTCGGCGAGAAAATCGCCCATGGCACCACCTTCCGACGCGCCGTGGAAGAAGGCCTGCTCGATTGCGACCGCGTGGTGCAGATCGGCCTGCGGGCCCAGGGCTACACCGCCGATGATTTCAACTGGAGTCGCAACCAGGGTTTCCGCGTGGTCCAGGCCGAAGAGTGCTGGCACAAGTCCCTGGCACCGCTGATGGCCGAAGTGCGTGAGAAAGTCGGCGGCGGCCCGGTGTACCTGAGCTTCGACATCGACGGCATCGACCCGGCCTGGGCACCCGGCACCGGCACCCCGGAAATCGGCGGCCTGACCACCATCCAGGCGATCGAAATCGTGCGTGGCTGCCAGGGCCTCGACCTGGTCGGTTGCGATCTGGTAGAAGTCTCGCCGCCGTACGACACCACCGGCAACACCTCGCTGCTGGGCGCCAACCTGCTGTACGAGATGCTCTGCGTGCTGCCCGGCGTGGTTCATCGCTGA
- a CDS encoding tRNA-uridine aminocarboxypropyltransferase: MSRIQCPRCQRPQSHCLCPLIPSLDSRTRVLLLQHPSEVDHALNTARLAALGLRNAELIVGEVFEDLPRLLDQPGYQARLLFPADDAQPLHAYEPSDEPLLLVVPDGTWRKARKLLHLNPLLAALPRVTLAEGGVSRYRLRKAPGPGALSTVEAIVQALQVLEAPESFEPLLRPFEALIEGQIAAMGAETFRRNHAEK, translated from the coding sequence ATGTCCAGAATCCAATGCCCGCGTTGCCAACGACCGCAAAGCCATTGCCTGTGCCCGTTGATTCCCAGCCTCGACAGCCGCACCCGCGTCTTGCTGCTGCAGCATCCCAGCGAAGTGGACCATGCCTTGAACACCGCCCGGCTGGCGGCGTTGGGGCTGCGCAATGCCGAGCTGATCGTGGGCGAGGTGTTCGAGGATTTGCCCCGGTTGCTCGATCAGCCGGGTTATCAGGCGCGGTTGTTGTTTCCCGCTGATGATGCGCAGCCGCTGCACGCCTACGAGCCGTCCGATGAGCCGCTGCTGTTGGTCGTACCCGACGGTACCTGGCGCAAGGCGCGCAAGTTGCTGCACCTCAACCCGCTGCTGGCGGCACTGCCGAGGGTGACGTTGGCGGAGGGCGGTGTGTCCCGCTACCGCTTGCGCAAGGCGCCCGGGCCGGGGGCGTTGTCGACGGTGGAGGCGATTGTCCAGGCGTTGCAAGTCCTGGAAGCGCCAGAGAGCTTCGAACCTTTGTTGAGGCCGTTCGAGGCGTTGATCGAGGGGCAGATTGCGGCGATGGGGGCGGAAACGTTTCGGCGTAATCATGCTGAAAAATAG
- a CDS encoding LysR family transcriptional regulator, producing MANALPDLKLLRIFVSVVRHQGFANAQHELNLSTSAISTYMSQLESALGLVLCHRGRGGFSLTSKGELFHQETLRLLGELEGFEQYAAALKGELRGTLNLGVIDSTVSDKALPFAEAIGAYSQEHPAVHLHLSVMSPYELQLGVQDNRLDLAIGAFSTRMSGLVYMPLYREQHWLYCSNRHPLFNERRIPEQVITQQRMVGRGYWSQAELARHGFKHSAATVESMEAQLILVLSGAYVGYLPEHYAQAWVDKGDLRVLLPATFGYQAPFSMIVRRGRSREPLIQTFRDLLKAQLNQA from the coding sequence ATGGCCAACGCTCTACCCGACCTGAAACTGCTGCGCATTTTCGTCAGCGTGGTCCGGCACCAGGGGTTCGCCAATGCCCAGCACGAGCTCAATCTGTCCACGTCGGCCATCAGCACCTACATGAGCCAGTTGGAATCGGCCTTGGGCCTGGTGCTGTGTCATCGCGGCCGGGGCGGGTTCAGCCTGACCAGCAAGGGCGAGTTGTTCCACCAGGAAACCCTGCGCCTGTTGGGCGAGCTCGAAGGGTTCGAGCAATACGCCGCCGCGCTCAAGGGGGAACTGCGCGGCACGTTGAATCTGGGGGTAATCGACTCGACGGTCAGCGACAAGGCCTTGCCGTTCGCCGAAGCCATCGGTGCCTACAGCCAGGAGCATCCGGCGGTGCATTTGCATCTATCCGTCATGAGCCCTTACGAGCTGCAACTCGGCGTCCAGGACAACCGCCTGGACCTGGCCATCGGTGCGTTTTCCACGCGCATGAGCGGGCTGGTCTACATGCCGCTGTACCGCGAGCAGCACTGGTTGTATTGCAGCAACCGCCACCCGTTGTTCAACGAGCGGCGCATTCCTGAACAAGTCATCACCCAGCAGCGCATGGTCGGGCGCGGTTACTGGAGCCAGGCTGAACTGGCCCGCCACGGCTTCAAGCACAGCGCGGCGACGGTGGAGAGCATGGAGGCGCAGTTGATCCTGGTGCTGTCCGGTGCCTATGTCGGTTACTTGCCTGAGCACTACGCCCAGGCTTGGGTCGACAAGGGCGACTTGCGCGTGCTGCTGCCGGCGACCTTCGGCTATCAGGCGCCGTTTTCGATGATCGTGCGCCGTGGTCGCAGCCGCGAGCCGTTGATCCAGACCTTCCGTGACTTGCTCAAAGCTCAACTGAATCAGGCCTGA
- a CDS encoding YybH family protein, translating to MNDHDQVLEAAAKLVAAFARNDRDAYFGAFTADASFVFYTLGQPLLSRDAYQALWDRWRSEDGFEVLACTSSNAFVSLQGDVAIFIHDVATELRMQGELHLSQERETIVFRQEQQGLWLACHEHLSAMPEGLPPP from the coding sequence ATGAACGATCACGATCAGGTACTTGAGGCCGCCGCAAAACTGGTGGCGGCCTTCGCCCGCAATGACCGCGACGCCTACTTCGGTGCGTTCACGGCCGATGCGAGTTTTGTGTTCTACACCCTCGGACAGCCCCTGCTGTCACGCGATGCCTACCAGGCGTTGTGGGATCGCTGGCGGTCCGAGGATGGCTTCGAGGTGCTCGCTTGTACCTCGAGCAACGCCTTCGTCAGCCTGCAAGGGGACGTGGCGATTTTCATCCATGACGTGGCCACCGAGCTGCGCATGCAAGGGGAGCTTCACCTTAGCCAGGAGCGCGAAACCATTGTGTTTCGCCAAGAACAACAAGGCCTATGGCTGGCCTGTCATGAACATTTGTCCGCAATGCCGGAAGGGCTGCCACCCCCTTAG
- a CDS encoding HlyD family type I secretion periplasmic adaptor subunit produces the protein MSAQTPDSAARSYFGSFSKSAESEFMPETAGATLQDSPRRSRVTVWLAAGLIVSGLVWAKFAVLQEVTTGEGKAIPSSKIQVIQNLEGGIVTEIFVREGQMVNKGDTLLRLDDTRFLSNKGESEADRYALTAQVERLSAEAEGRPFALSAEVTAKAPQVAEDERSLYEQRQRRLASEQRTLTEQLRQKTQELAEFRSKQGQFSSALALLQEEMNMSAPLVRTGAVSPVEILRLKRSAVEIRGSLNATTLAIPRAESAINEIKSKIDESEQTFRSEAAKDLNEKRTELSKITASSIAIDDRVTRTTVVSPVHGVIKQLKVNTIGGVVQPGNDMVEIVPLEDNLLIEAKVRPQDVAFLHPGQKAMVKFSAYDYTIYGGLSAKLELIGADTITDDKGNSFYLIQVRTDKNHLGGDAKPLLIIPGMVATVDIITGEKSVLDYLLKPVLKARTEAMRER, from the coding sequence ATGTCTGCTCAAACCCCGGATTCAGCCGCCCGAAGCTACTTCGGCAGTTTCAGCAAAAGCGCCGAAAGCGAGTTCATGCCGGAAACTGCCGGCGCCACGCTGCAGGATTCGCCCCGGCGCTCGCGGGTTACCGTGTGGCTGGCGGCCGGGTTGATCGTCAGCGGGCTGGTCTGGGCAAAGTTTGCGGTCTTGCAGGAAGTCACCACCGGCGAAGGCAAGGCGATTCCGTCAAGCAAGATCCAGGTGATCCAGAACCTGGAGGGCGGCATCGTCACCGAGATATTCGTGCGCGAAGGCCAAATGGTGAACAAGGGCGACACCCTGCTGCGTCTGGACGATACACGGTTCCTGTCGAACAAGGGCGAGAGCGAGGCTGACCGCTATGCGCTGACAGCCCAGGTCGAGCGCCTGTCGGCCGAGGCCGAGGGGCGGCCGTTCGCGCTTTCGGCAGAGGTCACCGCCAAGGCCCCGCAAGTGGCCGAGGACGAGCGCTCGCTGTATGAACAACGCCAGCGGCGCCTGGCCAGCGAACAACGCACCCTGACCGAACAACTGCGGCAGAAGACCCAGGAACTGGCAGAGTTTCGCTCCAAGCAAGGTCAGTTCAGCTCCGCCCTGGCCTTGCTGCAGGAAGAAATGAACATGTCCGCCCCCTTGGTGCGCACCGGAGCGGTATCGCCGGTGGAGATCCTGCGGCTCAAGCGCAGCGCGGTGGAGATCCGCGGTTCGCTCAACGCCACCACCCTGGCGATTCCCCGGGCCGAATCGGCGATCAACGAGATCAAGAGCAAGATCGACGAATCGGAACAGACCTTCCGCTCCGAGGCGGCCAAGGACCTCAACGAGAAACGCACCGAACTGTCGAAGATCACCGCATCGAGCATCGCCATCGACGACCGCGTGACCCGTACAACCGTGGTCTCGCCGGTGCATGGGGTGATCAAGCAACTGAAGGTCAACACCATCGGCGGCGTGGTGCAGCCGGGCAATGACATGGTGGAAATCGTGCCCCTGGAAGACAACCTGCTGATCGAAGCCAAGGTCCGCCCCCAAGACGTGGCGTTCCTGCACCCGGGCCAGAAAGCCATGGTCAAGTTCAGCGCCTACGACTACACGATCTATGGCGGGCTCAGTGCCAAGCTCGAACTGATTGGCGCCGACACCATTACCGATGACAAGGGCAACAGCTTCTACCTGATCCAGGTGCGCACCGACAAAAACCACTTGGGCGGGGATGCCAAGCCGTTGCTGATCATTCCGGGGATGGTCGCGACAGTGGACATCATCACCGGGGAGAAAAGTGTCCTGGATTACCTGCTCAAGCCAGTGTTGAAGGCGCGGACCGAGGCGATGCGCGAGCGGTAA